In Pyrus communis chromosome 1, drPyrComm1.1, whole genome shotgun sequence, the following are encoded in one genomic region:
- the LOC137740944 gene encoding thioredoxin reductase NTRB-like — translation MRFCSNPQEVLSLLRRACSAVGVAAAASLSSSPSSSSASTSTAPKLASAMDGLNTLRTKVCIIGSGPAGHTAAIYAARAELKPILFEGMMANDIAPGGQLTTTTDVENFPGFPDGILGYDLMDRCRKQSIRFGTEVFTETVNKVDFSTTPFKIFADERTVLADSVVVATGAVAKRLPFPGSEEYWNRGISACAVCDGAAPIFRNKPLAVIGGGDSAMEEANFLTKYGSEVHIIHRRDTFRASKIMQNRALSNPKIRVVWNSEVVEAYGEGKGPLAGLKVKNVVTGEVSDLKVSGLFFAIGHEPATKFLDGQLELHADGYVATKLGTTQTSVKGVFAAGDVQDKKYRQAITAAGSGCMAALEAEHYLQEIGSQEGKSD, via the exons ATGAGATTTTGCTCAAACCCACAGGAGGTGCTGAGCCTGCTGAGAAGAGCTTGCAGCGCAGTTGGAGTAGCCGCAGCCGCCTCTCTCTCCTCGTCGCCTTCGTCGTCTTCCGCTTCCACGTCAACAGCACCGAAGCTAGCCTCTGCCATGGACGGCCTCAATACCCTAAGGACCAAGGTCTGCATAATCGGCAGCGGCCCGGCGGGGCACACCGCCGCCATCTACGCCGCCCGGGCAGAGCTTAAGCCGATTCTGTTTGAGGGCATGATGGCCAACGACATCGCCCCCGGTGGCCagctcaccaccaccaccgacGTCGAGAACTTTCCGGGTTTTCCCGACGGAATCCTTGGGTACGATCTCATGGACCGGTGCCGAAAGCAGTCCATCCGTTTCGGCACTGAGGTGTTCACTGAAACGGTCAACAAGGTCGACTTCTCGACCACTCCGTTCAAGATCTTCGCCGATGAAAGGACCGTCCTGGCCGATTCCGTCGTCGTCGCCACCGGAGCCGTCGCCAAGCGCCTTCCATTTCCTGGCTCCGAGGAGTACTGGAACCGCGGGATTTCGGCTTGCGCGGTGTGCGACGGCGCCGCCCCGATATTTCGTAACAAGCCGCTGGCGGTGATCGGAGGTGGTGACTCGGCGATGGAGGAGGCGAATTTTCTGACCAAGTACGGATCAGAAGTGCACATAATTCACCGGAGGGACACGTTTAGGGCTTCGAAAATTATGCAGAATCGGGCGCTGAGCAACCCGAAAATCCGGGTGGTGTGGAACTCGGAGGTGGTGGAGGCTTACGGCGAAGGGAAAGGGCCTCTGGCGGGGCTCAAGGTGAAAAACGTGGTGACTGGGGAGGTATCGGATTTGAAGGTTTCGGGACTGTTTTTCGCAATTGGGCACGAACCGGCGACCAAGTTTTTGGACGGGCAATTGGAGCTCCATGCTGATGGGTATGTTGCCACGAAGCTGGGGACTACGCAGACCAGCGTAAAAGGGGTTTTTGCCGCCGGAGATGTTCAGGACAAGAAGTACAGGCAGGCTATCACTGCCGCCGGAAGTG GATGCATGGCAGCCTTGGAAGCAGAACATTACTTGCAAGAGATTGGATCCCAGGAGGGTAAGAGTGATTGA